Below is a genomic region from Roseovarius arcticus.
CAACTGAGGCTGCCAAACGTGCCATCGAATTGGACGATCAAGATGCCCAGGCGCACGCAGCTTTGGGATATCTTTACCGATTTACCGGCGATGCAGATCCAGCCATAGCAAATCTGGAGCGTGCTGTTGCGCTTAATCCAAATGACGCGCGCATACGTTTGGAATTGGCGCACACACTGGATTGGTTTCGCTTTCAAGACCGGGCACTGCCCCAGATCGATATGGCCCTCAAGCTCAGTCCCCGAGATCCGCTGTTGCAGAACATGTATTTCTACAAAGGCCATATCTTGTTCCATCTTGGCCGCCACGAAGAAGCGCTTGAGGCAGCGCGCCAGCTTGGAACAGTCGCGACAAGCAATACTTGGCGCGTATTCCATCATCTACTGCGCGCAGCCAACCTTATAGAACTGGACCAACCTGAGGATGCGATGGTTGCGATAGGGGCAGCGTTGGCCATAAATCCAAAACTGTCCGTATTAGCGATGCAACGGCAGTTCGCGGGGTCTCGAAATCACCCAGAAAATCGTAGGATTTGGCTGGAGAGTCTGCAGAAAGCGGGACTACCAGAGCAATGAGCGAGGGTGGGTAGAGCAGACATTCATGCATCTCGCAGCATCGGTCATAAAGGGCTCAAACCGGACCTCAGATGCGGCGCAGCATTTAGTGATAGGATTCAGTATCAACGTCGGGTTGTCGGTGGAAATGGGGACCGGGAGGAACTGTCCTGCACACCCCGAACTTACCGGCCATTAGCGCCCTTCGTCCCGCCCGGAACAAGGGCCGTATCGTAGGTCAGGAACAACCATCGAACCCAAGCATGTCTGGGCGATCCGCGTGAGGCTTGAGCTGACTGAGAACCATCGCGACCTTGCCCTGTTCAACATGGCTATCGATAGCAAACTTCGCGGCTGTGATCTTGTTCGCATGAAAGTCGTGGATGTGATGGCATCAGGACAGATCAAGGAACGAGCATCGGTCCGGCAAAGCAAAACTCAGAAACCGGTGCGGTTTGGGGCTTTGAACTTGAAGATGCCTTGGCAACTGCAGAAGCCTTTGAAATCTAAGCGTCTGGGCCGTTCGTCGAGGACGGCCCTTCGCCGCCGTTCGACGGCCCTTCAGGTGCTGCGGTGCGGCCCGTCAATACTGCCATTCGTGCATCGTGCGGCATTATTATTGCCCCCACGTCGGTATGCGGACAACGCGGACGTTGCGGATTGCACTGTATCAAGCGATTATTTCGTCATGAGCACTGCTTACCGCATCCCCGACGAGTTCAAGACCCGGCGCTATTGCCTCCGAAGGGTCGCTACTGGCGACGCTTCAGCGATATTCAAAAGCTACGCGGCTGACACCGCCGTGACGCGGCATCTCGGGTGGCGACCTCATAGGGATTCCAGCGTAACAGAAGACTTTGTAAAAACCGTGGCGGAGGAATGGAGGACCGGCAAAGGTTTTCCCTTGGTCGTCTTCCCACGTGCAGATCCCGACAATCTGATCGGCATGTTTCACCCTCATGTTGGGAGGTTCAAAGTCAACTACGGCTACGTACTCGCTGAACGTGCATGGGGGTATGGGTGTGCAACAGAGGTCCTATCGTGGTTAGTCGAGCACGCAATTGCTCACCCAACTATTCACCGAACCGAAGCATTTTGCGATGTCGACAATCGGGCATCTTCCCGCGTGATGGAAAAGGTTGGGATGACAAGGGAAGGATTACTTCGCCGATACTTCTTACATCCCAACGTTTCTAAAACACCGAGAGACTGCTTCATGTACGCTAAGGTTTGATAGAGTTCAGGCGACATGCGGCGATGCAGCGATCGCCCACCGCTGGCCCCGGAAACCTCGTTGCTCAGGGCCCATAGCTGACGTGAAACCATGATCCATCTTAACAAGGCTGCAATGTGATCAGAAACTAAGACCACCTCTGTTCCTGCATCGCACAGCATTTTGATCGGCTGGCCGAGAGATGCTAATGCGTGATGCTGCGGGATTTAAGAATATGCATCCCGAATGCCATTGCTGGCCCGATATCCAGTGCAAAGAAAACTGTGCCCAAACCACGAGTGCCACCCAATACCCAACCGATCGCGACGACCGTCAACTCGAGAAAGGTGCGCACCAGTGCGATGGGTTGATGTGTCACGGCCTGAAGTTCTTCTGCGGTCGTGATTCAATGCCTGGGATCAGAGGATTGAATCTTCCATTTCCAGACCCCGCCCGCCACTTCGCGACGATTACAATGCTGAGACTGAGACCTGCCGCAAACTGGCAGCAGGGGCCAGGGGTGCGCGCCAGGCACGCAGGCTTTTGTCGCTGGCGGCAGCTTATGATGGCATGAGCCGGGCTGAGGCAGCCTGACTTAGACCACGTGCTGGCAAGGTCGGTGATAGCATACTGCCCCCCGCGCCTCATGCACCGGAAAACGGTACGGATCGGTCAGATCCTCGGGCCGCGCCGACGTGCCGGAGGTGTAGAGCGCCGGACGCTCCAGCAGCCAGACCGCCCCAGGCGACCGGCCTGCAATGATTCGTTACACCCGGTCTTCTATCGCGGAAATGGCGGCAGGATAGGGCGGCTGGCCGCCTGAATGGTGCCATTCAACGCCGCTTTCATCAATTGCAATGGGATTTGTGAGGGTCAAGGATCGACTCGGCAGAGATAAGAGGGAAAAACTATGCTATGATTGATGAAAATTGTGCTGCGCCTGACTGGGGGGAGCCGCACGTGATTAGGGGAGACAAGGAATGTTTACAAAGCGATTTTTCATGAGCGCCGTGGCGGCCAGCATGGTTGCCATGCCGGGCACGCAAGCGGCCGCGGATTTCGCCGATGGTCTGGTCGGCGGCATTGTCGGCGGCGCGGTCAGCGGGATCATCGTCAACGAAGGCGCCAAGGCGCGCCAGCGCAACCAGCCGGTCGTCCGGCGGGCCGCCCCGCGCAAGACTTACCGCGCGCCGATCAATTCGGTCGAACGCCAGCAGGTGCGCGAAGAGCAGTCCTCGCTCAATTATTTCGGCTTTCCGGCCGGTACGCCGGACGGTGTGAGGGGGCGCAACACGCGCAACGCGGTGTCGCAGTTCCAGGCGCATATGGGCTATCCGGCCACCGGTTATCTAGCCGATTACGAACGCCAGTTCCTGATCAGCTCCTACTACCGCGCCCAAAGCAGCGGCGCGGCCACCGCGCAACTGATTGCAGAACGCGGGCAAGGCACGCGCGGATTGTTGCTGGCTTACCGCGACGAGGCGGTGGGCGTGCCCCGGACTGCGACCGCTGCGCCTGCTACGGCCGGCGATGCGGCGGTAATGGCCGCGGTCCCGCAAGAGGCGGAGGCACCCCAGCCCAAGGTCGGTCTGGCAGCATTGCCCAATCTGATGTCCTCGGGCGGCGATGGCCCGTCGCTGGCCTCGCATTGCAACCAGATCAGCCTGCTGACCAATTCCAACGGCGGCTTCGTGACCGAGGCGTCGCTGACCGATGCACGCTTTGCGCTGAACGAACAATTCTGCCTTGCGCGCACCTACGCCATTGCTGCGGGCGAGGCGATGGCCGCCAATCTCAAGAATGTGACCTCAGAGCAGCTAGAGGACCAGTGCCGCGCCTTCGGCCCGGCGATGCGCGATTACGTCGCGGCGCTGTCGCTCAGCCCCAAGGAAAAGGTCGTGGGCGAGGTGCGTGATTTCGTGCTGGAATCCGGCCAATCGCCCGCGCAGTTGGCAGGCACGGCCAAGATCTGCCTGTCGGTCGGCTACCGGATCGACAACATGGATGTGGCGCTTGGCTCCGCTTTGCTGCTGACGGCGCTGGGCGAGGAGGTCTATGCCGAGATGATGGGCCACCACCTGAACGAGGGTTTCGGCACAACTCGGCGCCCGGATCTTGCGCTGGCCTGGTATCAGGACGCGATCGACGCGGTCGAGAAGGGCGCAGAGCCAGTCTTTGCCCCCGGAAACGCCGGGCGCACCAGCCTAATCCGCAAGGCCGCGTTCCCTTCGCAGGGTGCCGATACCACCGGCGGCGCGGCAACGGTGCAACCGGCCTCGGTCCTGCCGACATTCAAGATCGAGTAGGAGGGGCAGGCACTGCGCGCGAAACAGGAGGGGCAATGTGTTTTGCCCCTTCGTTAACAAGGTTTGCCATTCCCGGCGCCGGACCATCATTCTGTCCGACCCGTCATTAATTTGCCATTTTGCCGGTTTTGCTGTCCATTGGACAAGCAATTATTGTCCACTTCATTTAAGTGGATCAATAATACATAGCGATAACAACTGGCTGGTGTAAGATTTTGTGATTTCGTCCGAATTTCAGAATTCGGTTCAGATGACCTCAATGAACCACACATTTGCTGCAGGACCATGATAGCCGATTTAATACAACGAACTCGGACGTTCTTACG
It encodes:
- a CDS encoding GNAT family N-acetyltransferase yields the protein MSTAYRIPDEFKTRRYCLRRVATGDASAIFKSYAADTAVTRHLGWRPHRDSSVTEDFVKTVAEEWRTGKGFPLVVFPRADPDNLIGMFHPHVGRFKVNYGYVLAERAWGYGCATEVLSWLVEHAIAHPTIHRTEAFCDVDNRASSRVMEKVGMTREGLLRRYFLHPNVSKTPRDCFMYAKV
- a CDS encoding peptidoglycan-binding domain-containing protein; the protein is MFTKRFFMSAVAASMVAMPGTQAAADFADGLVGGIVGGAVSGIIVNEGAKARQRNQPVVRRAAPRKTYRAPINSVERQQVREEQSSLNYFGFPAGTPDGVRGRNTRNAVSQFQAHMGYPATGYLADYERQFLISSYYRAQSSGAATAQLIAERGQGTRGLLLAYRDEAVGVPRTATAAPATAGDAAVMAAVPQEAEAPQPKVGLAALPNLMSSGGDGPSLASHCNQISLLTNSNGGFVTEASLTDARFALNEQFCLARTYAIAAGEAMAANLKNVTSEQLEDQCRAFGPAMRDYVAALSLSPKEKVVGEVRDFVLESGQSPAQLAGTAKICLSVGYRIDNMDVALGSALLLTALGEEVYAEMMGHHLNEGFGTTRRPDLALAWYQDAIDAVEKGAEPVFAPGNAGRTSLIRKAAFPSQGADTTGGAATVQPASVLPTFKIE